Part of the Zingiber officinale cultivar Zhangliang chromosome 6A, Zo_v1.1, whole genome shotgun sequence genome, TAGCACCACATTGTTACTAGTTTCTTAAGATCAACAACACGAAACTAACAACAATGTTGTTATTGACTTAAACTTTGAGAGATTATAACTTTTGATTTGAATTAAACTATGGGACATATAATATATCAACAAAACTCGTTTTaagatctttgatttgatatattatatgtcCCGTGATTCGATttcaatcaaaagttatgacctctcaaagtttAAATTAGCAATACGTTGTTGATCGCTAGAAATAAAGTTGAAAGCTTACTATAAATGGTATGTCGATGATACTCACTATCCGACACCATAAATAAATAGAATTCCCCTATGttagataaaattaaattttttatttttagaatggcTTAGGTCCATCAATCAGAGATGTCTAAATGACTTCAAACAAactcaataaaaaataattatcataCTATAAAAAGCATTAATTTATAACTGTCATACCATATAGTTACAACAATAATATGAGTTTTACAAAACAAATTTAGAAAAACAACGATTAACAATATATAGTAATAACAATTATgtaaacaataacaataataaaatattatgaatatttctctccaaaattcataaaaaaaattagtatgCTTGTAATTATATTGGCTAAGAAGAGCAAAGCTCTTCATATCATCCAATGAAAAATTAAGTTCTCCGATCTTTTCAAATATTCTAGATAATTCTTTATAATAAGATACCTCAAGTGGTCATCCTTAATATGTCCTTACAAATTCAACAGccaaaaatcaaacctagaaatATAGAAACTGGTGTAAtgatcaggggtcgattctcaggaactgacgacctggggtttaccccgccatgcgcctatgacctgtgtacctgcatgaatctccctccatatccatggggccggcactaggggggccgctaaggtagcgcaTCTATCTTTTTTAGAAATATAGAAAATCAATGAAAGCGTAAGGAATCTAGAAATAGGTtactagaaaaattcataattaatagaTGGAAAACTCTTAGAATACTAATTCGTACATGTAAAATTgattatttttcttattgttaATCAtaatagataatttttaaaaaaaattacataaattttAGGTAAGACAGATGAAATTTATTACTTTACATTTTAAATTACTAATATTTTATTACTCACGTAGAACTAGTGACATAGAGTCATAATGTAATAGTACGTATACTATTAAGGTTGATCAAATATAACATTATTTTTTCATCTAAAAAATTATAATCTTCCATACATCCTCCTTCATCTCTCTCAACGAATTTCCCCTATTATCGTTCGCCTTGGTATTTCATCAACAACTACCTATCAAAAAAATAGAATCATTCTAAAACACACAAAATTCACATCTttaatctaaaataaaaaatttactttGCCACAAAGGACGCACCAACTCTTTTATAACCAGAGTCGCCATCCAGCAAAAGATCGGCGAAATCAATCTTATCGTCCAGAAGCACCCATTTTTCTCCTCTCATGATAGGCTTCTCCAACTCTTCAGGATTTACTTCTAACAAtaacaagaaatttaaaaaaaaaaaaaaagatcaaatgttaaaaaataaaaaatatatataacacaATGACATGGGGATCATGATACGACAGTGACTGTAATTTGAGCATCCTTCAAATAGCTAACTAGGACCATTGTTATCATGCAGTACCAAAACTCGAGGCTGCAAATTGGAAGAAACAACAAGGCAATTGAGGGACATGTAGCAAAGTATTCGCTTGATGCTGAATTGCAGTTTCGAATTGATCGATTAGCCTTTCATTATATATGCTAATTACCATAGCATTATGGCGGATCCAATGGAGAGCCACACGAAGGAGCCCAGTTCGGCGAAGTCTGCGACCAGCTGAAGTTGTTCCATACTTCCATGGCTGGGGCAGTTCCCATGGTGATGCACGCGAACTGGCCTTCCACCACAATCCACCAGGTCAAGTTGAGCGGCATCGCCTCACTGAGGAAGCCAAGGTGGAAGTGGCTGATGAGGATCCAAGTGAGGTCAACGACGGCAACGCTAGCTATGACCAAGACCTTACTCTCTGCCTGTCGGAACTTAGAGATGGGGAAGTTGAGGGCATAGGCGAACAACTGAGGGATCATGTAGTGGGTGAAGTTGTCGACGAGGATTGTAATGTCATCGTCTTTGTGGCAAAAGACGAAGACGTTCGTCTCCAGCGTCCCTATCATTCCGTCCCAGGGATAACACGGTAAAGGGAAGATGATATATAACTACAGCTCCAAAAAGAGAGGTATTATGGAATAATAATAAGAAGGGAAAAACTAAATGACCCTCAAAGTTCGGTTTCCATCCTTCTAACCCCGGTTCAAACACTTGCCGAATCGGAAGGAAATGCGTTAACTTTCACTCGCGTTAGACTGCTAAGATCTACTCATTATAAGTTGCAGGGtccaaaaaatagaaaaaataaaataaaaaccctAATTAAATCTGCCGGCCGCCGTCTCGAACGATCCCCCACTCTTTTTTCCGGCGAGCGATTGCAGACGTTCTCAAGCTTACTCGACAGCACCAGAGCACGTCGTCTACATAATTGGCCGCTGTCTCGCCGTTTGGTCATCCTCGTGTGCACCGCCTCACTGCTTCATGAATTCTAGGTATATCAAAAATGGTCAACAAAACCTTTGCTTTCTCTTTTCCTCTGTTTCAGTAATTATTATCTTTGAGTAAAAATTATGACTTGCTCGCAGTTTTTTGCCTGTGCAGCAGTTTGGTATTTTTCACGTCGTTGGAAATGGATGGTGCTAGGAAGGATTCGTATGTCAAGTGGGTTAAATGCTGAAAATAGAGATCTGGATGGATGAAGTAAATCAAGGTACGGTTTTGTCGGGTAAGTTACTGCAAAGGCTCTGATCAATTGAACAGAGGGTTCCTAAGTACATGCTTCTCTTGTATCTAGAGCCTAACAGGACAATAGTAGAGTAAATACGTTTTTTTAGTTGGAGAGCAACAAAATGTTCCTAAGTTTTTGGTTTTGAAAGTAACTTTAATTTATGTTACTGCTAGAACTTATTTGTGAGAGATTCCAACTTCATGCATTGAATCATTAATATTAGTCATTAGAAGTTATATGCTTATTTCTATTTGCTGCTTTTGGCTTATAGTTGTCAGGACTGAGATTCTACCTAGGAACGGTGAAGGGTCCATAGGAGATTTCAATGTCATGCATTGAATCATTAATTTTTATCACTATAAATTATGTGCTTGTTTCAGTATTTTTCTTTGATTTTATGGTTGTCAGGATTGAGACTCTACCTAGGAATGGTGAATGGTTCGTAGGATCAAATTATAGGATTATAGCTTAACGTGTTGTCCTGCTCTGCTTCTAGCCTTGGATGCCTATTTgtctttgtttttaaaatttgattcatCACTCTCAACAGAAACAGCTGAGTTGACCATAGATTGTGCCGTTATCTATCTTTTTCTTCAATCTTCTTATTTTTATGATTGAGATTGTCCCACATTTTTCTTTAGAAGGAATCGGTGCTCATGTAATGCAAATAAAGTTGTTGGGTCTAAATTAAGGTTGTCTTTGATCATTGTTCTGATTTCTTTCAAAATGCTATTTTTTCTAACTATCCGCCAACTCTTGAAGCAAACTCACTAGAATCTGAGCTGATGATAGTAacttatttatatttcttttcttctgTTTGGCTTTGTATATCTTTGTATTCATTACACATTTGAAATTAATAGTAAAATGATGCATTAATTCTTTCTCCTTGTGTTTGCTACATTAACCTTTTTTTCCCCTTGAGTTTAAGTCATTTCTTTCTTCAACTTGTGTACCAGGTCATGGAAAAGTTACAAATTCCTCAAATACGGACATGATGGAACCTCCGTACTGCAGATTATTCTCTGATAATTGTGATATGAAGTCATCTTTTAGAAAGCCCACCAATAATGCAGATTTTAGGAAGTATCGCTGTCATATGCCTATGGTAGATCATCTTTATTTTCATCTTGTGGTTAGTAAATCAAACCCCACGAGTTGTAAAGTTTCCTCCTGCAAATACTATTTAGACTAATAGTATTGTGTTTCCtccactttttaaaaattattctgggTTGAAGTTCCTATTGcaaaatattatcaaaataaatatggagattaagtattttacttgatttaaccTATGCTCACAACTATATCAACATCAATAATTCCCTAAGGAGACTCTAGTTTGTGGACTTTGATGGTTTTTCTTTCGTAAACATATTTTAAGTATGCTGATAAGAATCTTTTTCGTGCTATGAAAGGAAAGATAAGCGTCTATTGAAGTTAAGGAGGATAATCTTGAATACTGATGGGAAGGCTCCTTGCGAGAAGCAAAATGCTGGAGAATTGCGCCTTCACCAAGGTCTGTCTAAATTCATTTCAAGTGACTAGAATATTTGGTGATGACTCGTCTGTGATCTTATATTCCTATGTCTATGCTTGTTCATGCCATGTGAAGGGAAGGAAGATGATTTCCTGATGAATGTCCTTCATAGGAAGATAAGTTTATATTTATCTTCTGATAACTTTTCATCAAAGCAGGTTGATGGTTCTCATCCATTTTTCTGGAATAGCATCATTAGACGCTTCGAGCGAAATCAAGAACCACGGAAAGCTATAATTACATTCTGTCATATGATGCAGAGAAACATATCTCCTGACAAGTTCACCTTTCCTTTCATACTCAAAGCCTGTGCGAGTGCTATGGCCCTGAGAGAAGGTGAGCAAATTCACTGTCATGCCATCAAGAGTCCATATAATTCGGATCTGTTTGTTCAGGGCTCATTGATATTCATGTATGCCAGCTGCCAAGAGATTGATTCTGCTCGTGCTTCATTTGATGCGATGCCCTACAAGAATTTGATCAGTTGGAATATGATTATTGATGCCTATATTAAACATGGAAGACTAAATACTGCTCTTGAGATTTTTGCGCAGATGCCGGAACGTGATTTGTTCTCTTGGAATTTAATGATTGATGGATTTGTGAAAAATGGACAGATGGAGTTTGCCCAAAGGATGTTTGATGAGATGCCTGGAAGAGATATTGTTTCCTGGAATTCTATCATTAACGGATATGCAAAGTGTCGAGACATGACAACAGCAAGGAAAATGTTTGATCAGAGTCCATTCAAGGATGAAGTCACTTGGGGAATTATGCTCAACGGGTATGCAAAGTGTGGCCGAATCACCACTGCCCATAATTGGTTTGAAAAGCTACCATATAAAAATGCAATCAGTTGGAATTGTTTGATAAACAGGTATCTTAGATGTGATGATGTTAAATCAGCACAAAAGTTGTTCGATTTGATGCCAAACAGAAATGTCACTTCCTTTAACATCATGCTGGATGACTACATGAAGAAAGGTGAGTTACAACTCGCATATCAAATGTTTTACAATATGCCTGTGAAGGATGTTACCTCTTGGAACATTATTATCGATGGGAATGCTAGACTTGGAAGAATGAAGGTAGCAAGAGAGTTGTTTGATGTTATGCCATGTAGGGATGTGGTTTCATGGAATTCATTGATTGCTGGGTACAAGGAGAATGGTGAATCGAAAGAAGCAATTGAGGTATTTATCAAGATGATTATATCAGGGAAAAAGCCGGACAACTCGACTTTAGCTATGGTTCTCTCAGCAGTTGCTGATTTAGGCCTTATTTTCCAAGGTAGATGGATTCATTTGTACATCGATAAGCATGACATTCCTCTGGATGGCATTGTTGGGGTTGCGCTCATAGACATGTACTCCAAGTGCGGTTATGTCGATATTGCTCTGAGTATCTTCAATAGCATACCTCAAAAGGAAAGAGATCACTGGAATTCTATGATATCAGGGTCTGCAGTGCACGGCCGTGGTAATCTCGCCATCAACTTATTTGAAAAGATGCAAAGATCAATGGTAAAACCAGATGATATAACTTTTATTGGTCTTTTGAGTGCCTGCAGTCATGCTGGCCTAGTCGCCGAGGGCCGTAGGTATTTTAACCTTATGATCTCCAAATACGAAATAACTCCCAAGATTCAGCATTATGGTTGCATGGTAGACCTGTTAAGCCGCGCAGGTCATCTAGAGGAGGCAATCTCCCTGGTCAACGACATGCCGCTGAGAGCTAACGATATCATCTGGAGAGCCCTTCTTGGAGCTTCCAAGAACCAGAGTAATGTCGAAATAGCCGAACGTGCAGTGAGAAACCTGATCGAGTTGGATCCTTGCGATAGTAGTTCCTATGTGCTGTTGTCGAACATATATGCTTGCAGGGATCAGTATGACAGTGCCGGGGAAGTGTGGAGAACCATGAAGAGCAAAGGGGTTCCTAAGAACACTGGCTGTAGCTGCATAGAGGTCGATGGTGTCATCCATGAGTTCACTGTAGGACACATTGCACACCCGCAGATCGTCTTATTGTTGCATAGCATGACACAGGCATTAAGATTGGAAGGCTATTTGCCATGTTAAAAAGGCTTAGTTTGCTTGGTCTTCACGAGTGATGCTCGACCGATAAACTCAACTCGGGAACTAGGAATTAATTGATCTGGTTCTGGTTAAGAATGTTTTTAGAACTGGACTTGACTGATCGGTTCAACTGGTAACTCAGGAATAATTGGGAGCCAATCAATTCGGTTTGATCATCCCTGTTGAGTTCAGTTTGGGCTCGCTTCAACCAGAAACAAATGAAACCAGTAAGTTTGTCATTTGGTTTGTGTGCATGTCCAGTTATAGAAACAATAGTTTGTGTTGGATGACTGGGAGAATTAATGATTTATAACAAACCAAATCTAAATAAATTTGCATTTCCAAGTTTATGCTAGTGGCATGTAAAAAACTAATGTGTTACCGGATTAGTCGcttttagaattagaattagtcTGAATTAGATATatggattaataaaaaaaaacgtgTAAATTTAGATATACATGAACAAGCTTGGGACTAGTCACAAACAATTTATCAATTCTTATCAGGTAGCAAACTCATCGAAGTTTAGAGTTTATCATTGCCAGGAGAAAGAAAGTTCATTTCGGTTAATTTGGATGAACAAAATAACATGTCAATTTCAGGTACATTTTGAATACATACGTTGAATTGATATACGAGAAACAAAGAATACATTTTATTGTGGAACTAATGAATGGAAATGCATgggtagaaatttattttattatatttttttcctataaaattaaataagaaaTGTCAATTACTATATATTCATAAGAACtaacattaatataaaatttattatctaAAATATCATTGACCCAGCCAACCAGCCTTTAAGTGATGGTATATTCATATTATAGTCCCTCTATTCTAACAAATTAAGAGAtgataataatgataataatagattatttttattttacagcaCTGATTTAACTTACATTAGCTGGCACGCGCCTTAATCACTCGGCCAAAGCGACTTGATGATTCCGATTggaagataaatatatttattataaaatacTACATCAATGATATCTCCATTTTCTTCCATTAGTTGCAAAGGATATAAATCATTTACcctataattattattattattattattattattactttaaTTATCTGAATTATAGTGTCCATTTGTTAACTTTTTAGATTTCTCTGCcattcaataaatgagtttagTCTAACTGTACTTGAATACGTAAGAGTTTATATGTTTATTTTATCTCGTGGGATCAATCGTGTGAGGCTGCTGGATGATGAATTTCACCTTATGTTATCATTATATGTTTATTTTAtcaaacttaaaaaatatgtctatatttatttattaatacaTATTAAAAAGATCGATTATACTAGGAAAACAACCTTGTGTTTCTTGATATTCAGTAATAAGCAGTCCCATCAGATAGATAGGTCTAATGGCTAGCGCATGAGATATTGTCACAATGAGACCtggagttcgaatctcggtaaaatcgaggtaaatacttcccttatgtgctagtcactattccaaaggctagtagccgtccgtgattacTTCCTCTGTGTTGGCCTTGGAACGGGTTGGcgagggcgctgggggcgagcgtattcgtcttttaccACAATGTCCAGTAATAAGCCAcaattccaaaggctagtagtcgtccatgatttacctcctccgtgctGGCCTTGAGACGGGTTGGCGGGGCCGCttgggcgagcgtattcacctttttgcCACAATGTTCAGTAATAAGctcttccgtgttggccttggaacgggttggcgggggcgctgggggcgagcgtattcgtcttttgccacaatgTTCAGTAATAAGTTGTCCCCTCGAGACGAtctagtgactagcacatgaggtgttgccaccatgagatcttgggtttgaatctcggcaaagtcgagataaatgtctcccttatgtgttagtcactattccaaaagctagtagccgcccgtgatttacctcatccGTATTAACCCTGGGGCAGGTTGACGGAGGCgctgggggtgagcgtattcgccttttgccaccatgttcAGTAATAAGTTGTTTCCTCGAGATGATCTAGTGGCTAGCGTATGAAGTGTTGCCACCATaagatctggggttcgaatctcaacaaagtcgaggtaaatacctcccttatatgctagtcattattccaaaggctagtagtcgctcGTGATTTACTCATGATTTAcgtcctccgtgttgaccctagGACGGGTTGGCAAAggacgctgggggcgagcgtattcgccttttaccaCCATGTTCAGTAATAAGCTAGTCCCCTCGGGACGGTCCACACTAGCACATAAGATGTTGCTACCATGAGGTTTGGGgctcgaatctcgacaaagccaaGACGAATGCCTCATttatgtgctaatcactattcGAAAGACtaatagccgtccgtgatttacctcatcTGTATTGATCCTGAAACAAGTTGGAgctaggggcgagcgtattcaccttttatcaCCATATTCAGTAATAAGCTAAGATGGTCTAGTGGCTAACGGATGTTACTACCATAAGATCTGAAGTTTGAATGTAAGTATAGCAAatcatccgtgatttatctcctctatGTTGATCCTGAAACATATTGACGGAGACATTGGAGCGAATGTATTCATCTTTTTTTGCCACCATGTTCAGTAATAAGCCCAAGAGATCAAAAACTGAAAGAACAATTATCATTTAAACAATATCCGAAGCCAAAGAATTCTCTTCATGGTAAAAACCATCACAACCTTGAGTCTCGAAGTCGAACATACTTCCTATACAAGGAATGtcttaattttatcaaaaaattggaAGAAAAAACTACAATATGCATTTCTTTCAACGAATGACATTTAGAAGCCCTTACATCCAAACAGCAAATATATCGAACAaaaacaaagaaatttgagaacatCTGCCGTCACCTACAGCTGAAATTGTCAACATTTTGCAGAGACCGTCATACTCCTTTGTACAATGTATCCTTTCTGAGGTTGTTCTACCATTATTGGCACTGACATCCATCTGGTTGCATCCACAACCTCTGCGCTAGAGATCTTTTAGTGGAAAAATACTTGTCATGAGTCCGACTTAGATTTTGATACCAAGAACTTAGCAACTGCCTGATAAAGTTGTTCTTCTTCAAAGGGCTTAGAGACATATCCATCCATTCCAGATTGCATACACTTCTCATATGTGGCTTGGATCACATCAGCAGTCATGGCGAGAATCGGCAGGTACCACTTAGCAATCGTAGATTCCTCCCCATATATAGAGTCTCCTTCATTCTTGATGCATTCATTTGCCAAGCTCTCCATCGACCGTATAAGTTTAGTTGCTTCAAACCTGAAAAATAAACCTCTATGTGAGTTCATTAGCTGATTATCTAGCTTTGTTCTGTAGGTGTGAGATTCAAATACTAATGCAATTTACAGAATTTTCAATATTATCAAGCATTACATGACATGATTTTTTCCCCCTTTTTGGTGATTGTTATCTAGCTTTGATCTGTAGATACATGTAACAGTTTCCTATTTTCTAATCACCTGCTCACCTCAGGCCTATCAGATATATAGTGATGCACGCCTTAGCTAGGATCGGAGACGTCTAGCATACAAACTCATTATGCAAGTAATCGAAAACACAAATTTTAACAGATATTCTAGAAAGTTCTAATATTTAGTTTTGAGAAATAAAACCCGCCAATTgtgtgaaaaataaaattttgatccaTACCCATCCATTTCAGGCATCTGAACATCCATGAAACAGGCATCAAACTTATGTGGCAGTTGGAGGAGTGAAACAGCATCTTTCCCACTTTCAGCACATTCCACCCTCGCTCCATATTTCTTAAGGATGCCTGCAGCAACTCTAAGATTTACTTTGTTGTCATCGACCACCAATATATTCTTACCTGCTAATAGAGTGTGCAGGTTAGCTGGACCATTCAACATGTCTTTCCTTTGTGGCTTTTCTATTCCAAGCACATGATGAAGGCATGCTGCTACGGTGCTTGCTCTGAGAGGTTTCATGATCACAGTATCGATAATAGAACCAGCTTTTGTTTTCTCAGATTCATGGGTCACCAAGAGTATGACCTTTGGCAATTCTAGGATGCAACCATTTTGCTTAAGCGACAACAGTTGATCATGCAAGTCAACATCCATACCAGTGTACCATGAGTCTTTTTCAACAAATATGATGTACGGTTGTCTCCTGGATAGTAATTAcaggaaaagaaagaaataatcaaaaataaCAACTGAGGAATATGGAAAGGACAAACATAGTAGCAAAATCCTGAATATTATAGTAATCAAAAGTGTTCATGCAAATAAATCAGAAAAGATTTTCGGTTAGTGATTGGGCATAACATGTCATTGAGCTAATTCTCTAATCTGAGCAGAGTGTGACAAATGGTACCAAAGCAAACCCAATTCTAAGTATGATGAAGTGTTAGGAAAAGGCTACTTGTATGATGGTGGAGTTACCACCAAAGTTGTCGATTAGGGATTATTCTAGGCAGTAAGTTGGATTTTGAATCTTGAGGGAAATGTCAAGCCTAAAGTATGGAAGATGTTAACACCTTGGAGCAGTGCCCGCATGGTGAGTGTGGATTAGTgttgatttatataaattttgaTGATGGTGTGAAAATGTACCATATAATAAGCAAGGCATGGTACAATTCCACATAATCTGGTTCAGGCCAAAGTTAATAAAGAGAGCTAGTTCATTTTGTTCATGTGGTAGTGGCTAGATCAGCAGCATGTCTTTCCATGATATTGATCAAGAAACCAAGGCAGTAATAGTATGCACTGAAAAATATGCATCCTTCAATAGCGAGCAGAAAAAACATACACTGTGAGACGTACCCAGTTTTTAGACTACCATTCCGTCCAACCAAGGAAATTAATGCCGTCTTGACTGTTTCTGAAATGTCAACAGC contains:
- the LOC121998175 gene encoding pentatricopeptide repeat-containing protein At2g45350, chloroplastic-like isoform X1 — translated: MGRLLARSKMLENCAFTKVDGSHPFFWNSIIRRFERNQEPRKAIITFCHMMQRNISPDKFTFPFILKACASAMALREGEQIHCHAIKSPYNSDLFVQGSLIFMYASCQEIDSARASFDAMPYKNLISWNMIIDAYIKHGRLNTALEIFAQMPERDLFSWNLMIDGFVKNGQMEFAQRMFDEMPGRDIVSWNSIINGYAKCRDMTTARKMFDQSPFKDEVTWGIMLNGYAKCGRITTAHNWFEKLPYKNAISWNCLINRYLRCDDVKSAQKLFDLMPNRNVTSFNIMLDDYMKKGELQLAYQMFYNMPVKDVTSWNIIIDGNARLGRMKVARELFDVMPCRDVVSWNSLIAGYKENGESKEAIEVFIKMIISGKKPDNSTLAMVLSAVADLGLIFQGRWIHLYIDKHDIPLDGIVGVALIDMYSKCGYVDIALSIFNSIPQKERDHWNSMISGSAVHGRGNLAINLFEKMQRSMVKPDDITFIGLLSACSHAGLVAEGRRYFNLMISKYEITPKIQHYGCMVDLLSRAGHLEEAISLVNDMPLRANDIIWRALLGASKNQSNVEIAERAVRNLIELDPCDSSSYVLLSNIYACRDQYDSAGEVWRTMKSKGVPKNTGCSCIEVDGVIHEFTVGHIAHPQIVLLLHSMTQALRLEGYLPC
- the LOC121998175 gene encoding pentatricopeptide repeat-containing protein At4g02750-like isoform X3 — its product is MPYKNLISWNMIIDAYIKHGRLNTALEIFAQMPERDLFSWNLMIDGFVKNGQMEFAQRMFDEMPGRDIVSWNSIINGYAKCRDMTTARKMFDQSPFKDEVTWGIMLNGYAKCGRITTAHNWFEKLPYKNAISWNCLINRYLRCDDVKSAQKLFDLMPNRNVTSFNIMLDDYMKKGELQLAYQMFYNMPVKDVTSWNIIIDGNARLGRMKVARELFDVMPCRDVVSWNSLIAGYKENGESKEAIEVFIKMIISGKKPDNSTLAMVLSAVADLGLIFQGRWIHLYIDKHDIPLDGIVGVALIDMYSKCGYVDIALSIFNSIPQKERDHWNSMISGSAVHGRGNLAINLFEKMQRSMVKPDDITFIGLLSACSHAGLVAEGRRYFNLMISKYEITPKIQHYGCMVDLLSRAGHLEEAISLVNDMPLRANDIIWRALLGASKNQSNVEIAERAVRNLIELDPCDSSSYVLLSNIYACRDQYDSAGEVWRTMKSKGVPKNTGCSCIEVDGVIHEFTVGHIAHPQIVLLLHSMTQALRLEGYLPC
- the LOC121998175 gene encoding pentatricopeptide repeat-containing protein At4g02750-like isoform X2, which encodes MYASCQEIDSARASFDAMPYKNLISWNMIIDAYIKHGRLNTALEIFAQMPERDLFSWNLMIDGFVKNGQMEFAQRMFDEMPGRDIVSWNSIINGYAKCRDMTTARKMFDQSPFKDEVTWGIMLNGYAKCGRITTAHNWFEKLPYKNAISWNCLINRYLRCDDVKSAQKLFDLMPNRNVTSFNIMLDDYMKKGELQLAYQMFYNMPVKDVTSWNIIIDGNARLGRMKVARELFDVMPCRDVVSWNSLIAGYKENGESKEAIEVFIKMIISGKKPDNSTLAMVLSAVADLGLIFQGRWIHLYIDKHDIPLDGIVGVALIDMYSKCGYVDIALSIFNSIPQKERDHWNSMISGSAVHGRGNLAINLFEKMQRSMVKPDDITFIGLLSACSHAGLVAEGRRYFNLMISKYEITPKIQHYGCMVDLLSRAGHLEEAISLVNDMPLRANDIIWRALLGASKNQSNVEIAERAVRNLIELDPCDSSSYVLLSNIYACRDQYDSAGEVWRTMKSKGVPKNTGCSCIEVDGVIHEFTVGHIAHPQIVLLLHSMTQALRLEGYLPC